In Halanaeroarchaeum sp. HSR-CO, one DNA window encodes the following:
- a CDS encoding helix-turn-helix domain-containing protein: MRLNLPVDLQILREMADGRRQTAKNLSAILDRDNNYVNNRVVQLEGDGLLERVGPAENSGLYEITEVGHRALRYQDKYEHGIGFEFGQFVKGELSLEEFESRVGDD; the protein is encoded by the coding sequence ATGCGACTGAATCTCCCCGTCGATCTCCAGATCCTCCGTGAGATGGCTGACGGTCGACGCCAGACGGCGAAGAACCTCTCTGCCATTCTCGACCGAGACAACAATTACGTCAACAATCGAGTCGTGCAACTCGAAGGGGATGGGCTTCTCGAGCGGGTGGGTCCCGCAGAGAATTCAGGACTCTACGAGATCACAGAAGTTGGACATCGAGCGCTGCGCTACCAGGACAAGTACGAGCACGGGATTGGATTCGAGTTCGGACAATTCGTCAAAGGTGAGCTTTCGCTGGAGGAGTTCGAGAGTCGAGTAGGCGACGATTGA
- a CDS encoding ArsR family transcriptional regulator, with protein MKLVAPTDFEILETLEERGRNTGKNISLILDRNRSYINSEMAKLASNGLVRRVGPAQNSGLYEITERGEVALEYWRENEDTNVDFEALIRDRI; from the coding sequence ATGAAGCTCGTCGCTCCCACAGATTTCGAAATCCTGGAGACCCTCGAGGAGCGAGGGCGCAACACGGGAAAGAATATCAGCCTCATTCTCGATCGCAATCGCTCTTACATCAATTCTGAGATGGCGAAACTCGCTTCGAATGGGTTAGTTCGAAGAGTGGGTCCCGCACAAAACAGTGGGCTCTACGAAATCACCGAGCGGGGGGAGGTCGCCCTTGAGTACTGGCGCGAGAACGAAGACACCAATGTGGACTTCGAAGCGCTAATTCGCGACAGAATCTAG
- a CDS encoding Cdc6/Cdc18 family protein, producing the protein MITDARALRPEYLPRELHHREGPIQHLTAVLKPLSQGYSAENILLTGPSGAGKTTLARYVVERLEAQTLAVRSGYVNAMSESTAVSLLYRLLRETGLGADLRPEGIPQGEYLSRVRASDDELVWIIDEVDVVTEPALLEALYEQPNLTLLMVTVDHNDLLSSVDQRVASRLRSAEHVRLEKYTHDELVDILSHRADAGLKPGSVPEDLLSQIAETAAGDARLGIALLRQAARHADREGGKRLSTGLLREIESEARDDVENLQVAHLSTHQRHLFDLIREHRNLSAGDLHELYEGRVRAPKSKRTRRRYLDSLERYDLIEKRGAKRSTRYVYER; encoded by the coding sequence ATGATTACTGACGCACGCGCACTCCGCCCGGAGTACCTCCCTCGTGAATTGCACCACCGAGAAGGCCCGATTCAGCACCTCACCGCCGTCCTAAAACCACTGTCGCAGGGGTACAGTGCAGAAAACATCCTCCTGACTGGTCCTTCTGGGGCCGGGAAGACCACACTCGCACGATACGTGGTCGAAAGACTCGAGGCCCAAACGCTCGCCGTCCGGTCTGGCTACGTGAATGCCATGAGTGAGTCGACGGCAGTCTCCCTTCTGTACCGGCTACTCCGAGAAACCGGCCTCGGTGCCGATCTCCGTCCGGAGGGAATTCCACAGGGCGAATATCTGTCGCGTGTGCGTGCATCCGACGATGAACTCGTCTGGATTATCGACGAGGTAGACGTCGTGACCGAGCCTGCACTCCTGGAGGCGCTCTATGAGCAGCCGAATCTAACACTCCTGATGGTCACAGTCGATCACAACGACTTGCTCTCTTCTGTCGACCAGCGGGTCGCCAGTCGGCTACGGTCAGCAGAGCACGTCCGTCTCGAGAAATACACCCATGACGAGCTCGTCGATATCCTCTCCCATCGGGCGGATGCTGGGCTCAAGCCCGGTTCCGTGCCCGAGGATCTCCTCTCACAAATCGCCGAGACTGCTGCAGGTGATGCGAGATTGGGCATCGCCCTACTTCGGCAGGCTGCTCGACATGCTGATCGCGAGGGAGGGAAGCGCCTTTCAACAGGATTACTCAGAGAAATTGAATCCGAAGCACGGGACGACGTGGAAAACCTCCAGGTCGCCCATCTCTCCACCCACCAGCGTCACCTGTTCGACTTGATTCGCGAGCATAGAAATCTCAGTGCGGGGGATCTGCACGAATTGTACGAGGGGCGTGTTCGAGCTCCCAAATCGAAACGGACCCGGCGACGATATCTCGACAGCTTGGAGCGCTATGACCTCATCGAAAAGCGAGGGGCCAAGCGCTCGACTCGCTACGTTTACGAGAGATAA